A single window of Modestobacter italicus DNA harbors:
- a CDS encoding DUF1772 domain-containing protein, with protein sequence MSVRGVVLLATGLGAALVAGAFAVFSLMVMPALKALPGATGIAAMQSVNRTAVRPVFMTLLFGTALLCLVVGGWELAGGRRPAVLVGVGVYLVGVVGVTVLANVPLNDALARADGTAVAQWTDYLRQWTAWNTVRAVASLAAAALLVVVLVGAE encoded by the coding sequence GTGAGCGTCCGCGGCGTCGTCCTGCTGGCGACCGGGCTCGGTGCGGCCCTCGTGGCCGGGGCCTTCGCCGTCTTCAGCCTGATGGTGATGCCGGCCCTCAAGGCGCTGCCCGGGGCGACTGGCATCGCCGCCATGCAGTCGGTGAACCGCACCGCGGTGCGGCCGGTGTTCATGACGCTGCTGTTCGGGACGGCGCTGCTGTGCCTGGTCGTCGGCGGCTGGGAACTCGCCGGCGGTCGCCGGCCGGCGGTGCTGGTCGGGGTGGGGGTGTACCTGGTCGGCGTCGTCGGGGTGACCGTGCTGGCGAACGTGCCGCTCAACGACGCGCTGGCCCGGGCCGACGGGACGGCGGTCGCCCAGTGGACGGACTACCTGCGCCAGTGGACGGCGTGGAACACGGTGCGGGCGGTGGCGTCGCTGGCCGCCGCGGCGCTGCTGGTCGTCGTCCTGGTCGGTGCGGAGTGA